The Acetivibrio saccincola genome window below encodes:
- a CDS encoding vitamin B12 dependent-methionine synthase activation domain-containing protein: MKERGKLKYFGHIPSRLDVGMVLTRLGYRKTTTVISEEYRKKIDAMIEEGLTLCNIQGVYGRYEIKSHEENGIRIFDDIFLESKSLSKLLQNSLEVVFMATTAGSSIIERIQQEIKNENGDFALILDSLASQIVDAGLDFMVEFINKEIRREGKKLTQKRYSPGYGDLLLTNQKIIYDILNLKKLRIELTESYMLVPEKSVIAIAGIEGIE; the protein is encoded by the coding sequence ATGAAAGAAAGGGGAAAACTTAAATATTTTGGGCATATACCTTCAAGGCTTGATGTTGGCATGGTTCTTACCAGGCTTGGGTACAGAAAAACCACCACCGTTATAAGTGAAGAATACAGAAAAAAAATAGATGCAATGATTGAGGAAGGCCTTACACTGTGTAATATCCAAGGTGTCTATGGAAGGTATGAAATAAAATCCCATGAGGAAAACGGAATAAGAATTTTTGATGATATATTTTTAGAAAGTAAAAGTCTTTCAAAGCTTTTACAAAACAGCTTAGAAGTTGTATTTATGGCAACTACGGCAGGAAGCAGCATAATAGAAAGAATACAGCAGGAAATAAAAAATGAAAACGGGGATTTTGCATTAATACTTGACTCTTTAGCATCTCAAATTGTAGATGCCGGGCTTGACTTTATGGTGGAGTTTATTAATAAAGAAATAAGAAGAGAGGGTAAAAAACTTACCCAAAAAAGATACAGCCCTGGATACGGGGATCTTTTACTTACTAATCAAAAAATAATATACGATATTTTAAATTTAAAAAAACTTAGGATAGAGCTTACGGAAAGTTACATGCTTGTTCCGGAAAAATCTGTTATAGCCATTGCAGGAATAGAGGGGATTGAGTAA
- a CDS encoding spore coat protein: MTQLNQIELQNLRHLIGSHEVAYKKLSEYATQCQDPQIRQVFQQSAQDAQNTKNQLMTFLG, encoded by the coding sequence ATGACACAATTAAATCAAATTGAACTGCAAAATTTAAGACATCTAATTGGTTCTCATGAAGTAGCTTACAAAAAATTATCTGAGTATGCTACTCAATGCCAGGATCCACAAATAAGACAGGTATTCCAACAATCTGCTCAGGATGCCCAAAATACCAAAAATCAATTAATGACGTTTTTAGGATAA
- a CDS encoding spore coat protein, which translates to MQEKEMVNDLLNQLKSSLTTYAHAISESSNPQLRQTLQQIRNNCETFQYDLYKLAEQKGFYHAAQKAEPSEIMQVRSQFMN; encoded by the coding sequence ATGCAAGAAAAAGAAATGGTAAATGACCTATTAAATCAATTAAAAAGCAGTTTAACAACATACGCCCATGCAATATCTGAGTCTTCTAACCCACAGTTAAGACAAACTTTACAGCAAATTAGAAATAATTGTGAAACATTTCAGTATGACTTGTACAAGCTGGCAGAACAAAAAGGATTTTATCATGCGGCTCAAAAAGCTGAACCAAGTGAAATTATGCAAGTAAGATCCCAGTTTATGAACTAA
- a CDS encoding DivIVA domain-containing protein yields MNYTPEELQNLVFKKSVVGGYNEDMVNDVLDKIIEDYTNYIRENIELKDKIAALNEALQYYKNIEDSLKKTLMVAQKTSEEMEKNSYQKSENIIKEAEIKAQEIINEAKQEALRIRHEYEEMKKKFRAYKSKAEALLISQQEILRSMVEDEETGS; encoded by the coding sequence ATGAATTATACCCCTGAAGAATTGCAGAATTTAGTTTTTAAAAAAAGTGTAGTTGGCGGCTATAATGAGGATATGGTTAATGACGTATTAGATAAAATAATAGAAGACTATACAAATTACATACGTGAAAATATTGAGTTAAAAGACAAAATAGCAGCTTTAAATGAAGCTTTGCAGTACTATAAAAATATTGAAGATTCATTAAAAAAAACATTGATGGTGGCTCAAAAAACCAGTGAAGAAATGGAGAAAAACAGCTATCAAAAATCAGAAAATATAATCAAAGAAGCGGAAATTAAAGCCCAGGAAATAATAAATGAGGCAAAGCAGGAAGCTTTAAGAATCAGGCATGAGTATGAAGAAATGAAGAAAAAGTTCCGTGCTTATAAAAGTAAAGCTGAGGCACTTTTAATTTCCCAACAGGAAATTTTGCGCTCCATGGTGGAAGATGAGGAAACAGGCAGTTGA
- a CDS encoding YggT family protein has protein sequence MLHILVRAIILLLDILIMVIAARAISSWLPISKEGAFFRILYQITDPLILPIRKQMQKTSFGQNMTLDFSPAIAILIIYILKNLVLYIL, from the coding sequence ATGCTTCATATATTAGTAAGGGCAATTATTTTGCTGCTTGATATATTGATAATGGTTATAGCTGCACGTGCTATATCTTCTTGGCTTCCAATTTCAAAAGAAGGTGCTTTTTTTAGAATACTTTATCAAATTACAGACCCTTTAATTTTGCCAATTAGAAAACAGATGCAAAAAACATCTTTTGGGCAAAATATGACGCTGGATTTTTCTCCTGCAATAGCAATACTAATTATTTATATTTTAAAAAACTTAGTGCTATATATATTATAA
- a CDS encoding cell division protein SepF has translation MSSLVNKVLNFVGWETEDEEEFEEIEEQEEVKDEIERPQFMQSLNRKTQNKIVNIHSTSQFKVVVLQPEKFEDAKDVCDHLKNKKPIVVNLSSVQKELAQRIVDFLSGSVYGLDGNIQKVSNDIFIVAPHNVDIMNYVKEDITGKATFPWSK, from the coding sequence ATGTCAAGTTTAGTTAACAAAGTACTGAATTTTGTTGGATGGGAAACAGAAGATGAAGAGGAATTTGAAGAAATTGAAGAGCAGGAAGAAGTAAAGGATGAGATTGAAAGACCTCAGTTTATGCAGTCTTTAAACAGGAAAACTCAGAATAAAATAGTAAATATTCATTCTACATCACAGTTTAAAGTTGTGGTTTTGCAGCCTGAGAAATTTGAAGACGCAAAGGATGTATGTGACCATTTAAAAAATAAAAAACCTATTGTTGTGAATTTAAGCAGTGTGCAAAAGGAGCTTGCCCAGAGGATAGTTGACTTTTTAAGTGGTTCTGTTTACGGACTTGACGGGAATATACAAAAAGTATCCAATGATATATTTATTGTAGCACCTCATAATGTGGATATTATGAATTATGTAAAAGAAGATATCACAGGAAAAGCAACTTTCCCATGGTCTAAGTAA
- a CDS encoding YggS family pyridoxal phosphate-dependent enzyme translates to MNREFDYLRGNLEIIMSKIERAALKSGRKADDIQIIAVTKTVEPEKISAIIDEGITELGENRVQELVKKYDIIDKKCNWHHIGHLQTNKVKYIVDKVKLIHSVDRLSLALEIQKRAEKINRIVDVLIQVNVSKEESKFGVYEEELFELLEKVNKLGNIRVRGLMTMAPYDENPENVRHVFAKLRDLSIDIQSKTLDNVSMEFLSMGMSNDFEVAIEEGSNMVRIGSALFGERV, encoded by the coding sequence ATGAATAGGGAGTTTGATTATTTAAGGGGAAATCTTGAAATTATAATGTCTAAAATTGAAAGAGCAGCTTTAAAAAGCGGGAGAAAAGCTGATGATATTCAAATTATTGCAGTTACTAAAACTGTAGAACCTGAAAAAATATCTGCCATAATAGATGAAGGTATAACAGAATTAGGTGAAAATAGGGTTCAGGAACTTGTTAAAAAGTACGATATAATAGATAAGAAATGTAACTGGCATCATATAGGACATCTTCAAACCAATAAAGTAAAATACATAGTGGATAAAGTAAAGCTGATACATTCAGTTGACAGGCTAAGTTTAGCTTTGGAAATTCAAAAGCGGGCAGAAAAAATCAACAGGATTGTAGATGTTCTTATACAAGTGAATGTTTCTAAGGAAGAGAGTAAATTTGGTGTTTATGAAGAAGAGCTTTTTGAACTTTTAGAAAAGGTAAATAAGCTTGGGAATATAAGGGTTAGAGGACTTATGACAATGGCTCCTTATGATGAAAATCCTGAGAATGTACGTCATGTATTTGCAAAACTTAGGGATTTATCTATTGACATTCAGAGCAAAACACTTGATAATGTAAGTATGGAGTTTTTATCCATGGGAATGAGTAATGATTTTGAAGTGGCCATCGAAGAAGGTTCTAACATGGTAAGGATAGGTTCGGCATTGTTTGGCGAAAGAGTTTAA
- a CDS encoding HlyD family efflux transporter periplasmic adaptor subunit, whose amino-acid sequence MKNTKNTKDKKSRRKILLRNVFLVLFLILYIPSLVSWIYGNNVSTEFIREGEIESSINTNAYIVRDEIVITSPAEGKCIREKSEGERVSVNSRIATIVDNASLELLNELRNLDLKIIEAKRKESEKSNLFSRDLTKIEKMIDERLIDLVDCINKNNFSLISGIKDEVDELILKQATIIGGYGEKSSHIRSLEIERDALQSQVMKNTVDIISKHTGTVSYVVDGYENMLTEDVIEKLTVKDLENIKVRERQKNHDDLTVYLNEPLIKIIKGIDYHIVFPLDKDEAANFNTGDKVEVRINDIDKIVDGTISYISEGMDGKCIVSVNVDRNLKETASLRNINIDLIKERHSGFIVPLESLVNINEKNKTAEIIIVRANRARFVPVVIKGRDEKFVVIENVEGETSTGWKVQRYVPYVLNPKNIEEGQMIEQ is encoded by the coding sequence ATGAAAAACACCAAAAATACCAAAGATAAAAAAAGCCGGCGGAAGATACTTTTAAGGAATGTTTTCCTTGTTTTGTTTTTGATTCTATATATTCCCTCTCTTGTATCCTGGATTTATGGAAATAATGTAAGCACTGAGTTTATAAGAGAGGGAGAAATTGAAAGTTCTATTAATACAAATGCTTATATTGTAAGGGATGAAATAGTTATCACTTCCCCTGCTGAAGGAAAGTGTATCAGGGAAAAAAGTGAGGGGGAAAGGGTTTCGGTTAACTCCAGGATTGCCACAATAGTGGATAATGCTTCCCTAGAGCTTTTAAATGAATTAAGAAATTTAGATTTAAAAATAATAGAAGCAAAGAGAAAAGAAAGCGAAAAAAGCAATTTATTTTCAAGGGATTTAACCAAAATAGAAAAAATGATTGATGAAAGGCTTATTGACTTAGTGGACTGCATAAATAAAAACAATTTTTCTCTAATTAGCGGTATAAAAGATGAGGTGGATGAGCTAATACTAAAACAGGCTACAATTATCGGTGGGTACGGTGAAAAATCTTCCCATATCCGGTCTTTAGAAATTGAAAGAGATGCCCTGCAAAGTCAAGTTATGAAAAATACAGTGGATATCATTTCAAAACACACAGGAACGGTATCTTATGTAGTTGACGGGTATGAAAACATGTTGACGGAAGATGTAATTGAAAAGCTTACGGTAAAGGATTTAGAAAACATAAAGGTAAGGGAAAGGCAAAAAAATCATGATGATTTAACGGTGTATCTAAATGAGCCTCTTATAAAAATAATAAAGGGTATAGACTACCATATTGTTTTTCCGTTAGACAAAGATGAGGCTGCAAATTTTAATACAGGGGATAAAGTGGAGGTCAGGATAAATGACATAGACAAGATAGTTGATGGGACGATTAGTTATATATCAGAGGGAATGGACGGAAAGTGCATTGTTTCTGTGAATGTAGATAGAAATTTAAAAGAAACTGCATCTTTAAGGAATATAAATATAGATTTAATAAAGGAAAGACATTCAGGGTTTATTGTTCCTTTAGAAAGCCTTGTAAATATCAATGAAAAAAATAAAACTGCAGAAATAATTATAGTGAGGGCAAACCGTGCCAGATTTGTTCCTGTTGTCATTAAAGGTAGGGACGAAAAGTTTGTAGTTATAGAAAATGTGGAAGGGGAAACTTCCACAGGCTGGAAAGTCCAGCGGTATGTACCTTATGTTTTAAATCCAAAAAATATAGAGGAAGGACAGATGATAGAACAATGA
- a CDS encoding methionine gamma-lyase family protein, producing MLSKFQEYIKNEFKVDKKVLDLAALAEKQAEDEFHRIDEIKEYNQLKVIKAMQNNFIDDTHFNGTTGYGYNDKGREALESVFKEIFGAEDALVRHQIVSGTHALSICLYGNLRPGEEMLSITGKPYDTLEEVIGIRGKGGGSLKEFGVSYRQVDLLEDGRIDFDKVKEAINEKTKLVFLQKSRGYAWRRSLTVDDIEEAVKFVKSIKKDVVVMVDNCYGEFVESKEPTEVGVDIMAGSLIKNPGGGLVPAGGYIAGTKEAVERASYRMTAPGLGRELGASLGNNRLMFQGLFFAPHVVAESLKGAIFCASLMNILGFKVSPGPDEKRGDIIQAVEFGNSEALIAFCQGIQKGSPVDSYVLPEPWEMPGYDCPVIMAAGAFIQGSSIELSADAPIKPPYAVFMQGGLVYEHVKLAVIIALQKMMEKGLVDC from the coding sequence ATGTTATCTAAATTTCAGGAATACATAAAAAATGAATTTAAAGTTGATAAAAAGGTTTTGGATTTGGCTGCTTTAGCAGAAAAGCAGGCAGAAGATGAGTTTCACAGGATAGATGAGATAAAAGAGTACAACCAGCTGAAGGTTATAAAAGCCATGCAAAACAACTTCATAGACGATACACATTTTAACGGCACAACAGGATATGGCTATAACGATAAGGGAAGGGAAGCCTTAGAGTCTGTTTTTAAAGAGATTTTTGGTGCAGAGGATGCATTGGTAAGGCATCAGATAGTATCAGGAACCCATGCTTTGAGCATATGCCTTTACGGAAATTTAAGACCCGGGGAAGAAATGCTGTCCATAACAGGAAAGCCTTACGACACCCTTGAAGAGGTAATCGGGATAAGGGGAAAAGGCGGCGGTTCTTTAAAGGAATTTGGGGTTTCCTACAGGCAGGTGGATCTTTTAGAAGACGGGCGTATTGACTTTGATAAAGTTAAAGAGGCAATAAACGAAAAGACCAAACTTGTATTTTTGCAAAAATCCCGTGGTTATGCCTGGAGAAGGTCTTTAACCGTTGATGATATAGAAGAGGCAGTAAAGTTTGTAAAAAGCATAAAAAAAGATGTAGTTGTAATGGTGGACAACTGTTACGGGGAATTTGTTGAAAGCAAGGAACCCACTGAAGTCGGGGTGGATATTATGGCAGGTTCCCTTATAAAAAACCCGGGGGGAGGACTTGTCCCCGCAGGCGGCTACATAGCAGGCACAAAGGAAGCCGTTGAGAGGGCATCATACAGAATGACAGCGCCGGGACTGGGAAGGGAATTGGGGGCATCTTTAGGAAACAACAGACTTATGTTTCAAGGTTTATTTTTTGCACCCCATGTTGTTGCAGAAAGTTTAAAAGGAGCAATATTTTGTGCTTCATTAATGAACATTTTAGGTTTTAAAGTAAGCCCCGGACCTGACGAGAAAAGAGGGGATATAATCCAGGCTGTGGAGTTTGGGAATTCGGAGGCTTTAATTGCCTTTTGCCAGGGAATTCAAAAGGGTTCACCGGTGGATTCCTATGTGCTACCTGAGCCGTGGGAAATGCCGGGTTATGACTGTCCGGTAATAATGGCGGCGGGGGCGTTTATCCAAGGCTCTTCCATTGAACTTAGTGCAGATGCGCCAATAAAACCGCCTTATGCTGTTTTTATGCAGGGAGGTCTGGTTTATGAGCATGTGAAGCTGGCAGTCATTATTGCACTTCAAAAGATGATGGAAAAGGGATTGGTGGATTGCTAG
- a CDS encoding RluA family pseudouridine synthase has translation MILKYKVEAESSGKTIKYILKEKLMFSQNLIRKLKCQNRILCNGKPVFVNAVVNENDIVEVDINFEETSEGVIPEDIPIDIIYEDDVLIALNKPADMVVHPTRNHLSGTLGNALSHYFLKKGLTIKIRPVMRLDRDTSGIIIFAKNSFAQDFLIRQMKDNLFYREYQGIVHGLVEKSHGTIDLPIARKSYSTIERCISPSGYPSITHYKVIEYLKSATFLSFVLETGRTHQIRVHCKAIGHPLFGDNLYGNTSVSLENQEIFPKNQPIIAAKDAAGKDSVLIERQALHSSKVVFTHPINKKPLELTAPLPYDIERLKEILRK, from the coding sequence ATGATTTTAAAATACAAAGTGGAAGCTGAGTCTTCCGGCAAAACAATTAAATATATTTTAAAAGAAAAACTTATGTTTTCTCAAAATTTAATAAGAAAACTCAAATGCCAAAACAGGATTTTATGCAATGGTAAACCTGTGTTTGTAAATGCCGTTGTAAATGAAAATGATATTGTAGAAGTAGATATAAATTTTGAAGAGACGTCAGAAGGAGTTATTCCCGAAGACATTCCAATAGATATAATATACGAGGATGATGTTTTAATAGCTTTAAACAAACCTGCTGACATGGTTGTTCATCCTACACGGAACCACCTTAGCGGCACTTTGGGAAATGCCCTTTCACATTACTTTTTAAAAAAAGGCTTAACAATTAAAATAAGACCTGTAATGAGATTAGACCGGGATACATCCGGCATAATTATTTTTGCCAAAAATTCATTTGCACAGGATTTTTTGATAAGGCAGATGAAAGATAATTTATTTTACAGAGAATATCAGGGAATAGTACATGGTTTAGTTGAAAAATCCCATGGAACCATTGACCTTCCAATAGCAAGGAAGTCTTACAGTACCATTGAAAGATGCATTTCACCCTCCGGGTACCCTTCAATAACCCATTACAAAGTTATTGAGTACCTCAAAAGTGCTACTTTTTTAAGCTTTGTACTTGAAACCGGCAGGACCCATCAAATAAGAGTTCACTGTAAGGCTATTGGCCACCCTCTTTTTGGTGATAACCTTTATGGAAATACATCTGTATCTTTAGAAAACCAGGAAATATTTCCAAAAAACCAACCCATTATTGCCGCAAAAGACGCTGCCGGAAAAGACAGTGTACTCATTGAAAGACAAGCCCTTCACTCATCGAAAGTGGTTTTTACCCATCCAATTAATAAAAAACCTTTAGAACTCACTGCTCCCCTGCCTTACGACATTGAAAGACTCAAGGAAATATTGAGAAAATAA
- a CDS encoding MerR family transcriptional regulator: MEVLKDRYTITELSQSLSVTDHTLRYYEKEFNMYVPKDKRGRRYYTPDLANIMYQIKNMRDEGLEIKAIKKILKPEIEMISQQFEEKETNSLSLIDEKNNALEIQKFFQDFGEKLVNSFSTTVTSAKEDITTEIYKTKLELGACMENNMRKFECKMEKHFQNVDKSLAMWREKNSGSFLKKLTRKVLKKV; this comes from the coding sequence ATGGAAGTATTAAAAGACCGGTACACCATTACTGAATTAAGCCAAAGCCTTAGCGTTACAGATCATACCTTAAGATATTATGAGAAGGAATTTAATATGTATGTTCCTAAGGATAAAAGGGGAAGGCGGTACTATACTCCAGACCTTGCCAACATAATGTACCAGATAAAAAACATGCGCGATGAGGGTTTAGAAATTAAAGCCATAAAAAAAATACTAAAGCCTGAAATAGAAATGATATCTCAGCAATTTGAGGAAAAGGAGACTAATTCTCTTTCCCTTATAGATGAAAAAAATAATGCATTGGAAATTCAAAAATTTTTTCAGGACTTCGGAGAAAAACTTGTAAACAGTTTTTCAACTACAGTAACAAGCGCCAAAGAGGATATTACAACTGAAATTTATAAAACCAAACTGGAACTTGGGGCATGTATGGAAAACAACATGCGGAAGTTCGAATGTAAAATGGAAAAGCACTTCCAAAATGTTGATAAATCCCTGGCAATGTGGCGTGAAAAAAACAGCGGAAGTTTCCTTAAAAAATTAACCAGAAAAGTTTTAAAAAAGGTATAA
- a CDS encoding response regulator has product MRILIAEDDFACRKFLYKFLSLYGDCDITIDGIEAIDAYMIALDEEKPYDLICLDIMMPKMDGKKVLKAIRDIERQREIEESRRVKIIMTTALNDTTNVFDSFESGCEAYAAKPIDTDKFIKVMERLGLINKEG; this is encoded by the coding sequence ATGAGGATTCTTATTGCAGAAGACGATTTTGCCTGCCGGAAGTTTTTATACAAATTTCTTTCTTTATACGGGGACTGTGATATAACAATTGATGGAATTGAAGCTATAGATGCTTATATGATAGCTTTAGATGAAGAAAAGCCTTATGATTTAATTTGCTTAGACATTATGATGCCTAAAATGGATGGGAAGAAAGTTTTAAAGGCAATAAGGGATATAGAAAGACAAAGGGAAATTGAAGAATCCCGCAGGGTAAAAATAATAATGACCACTGCATTAAATGACACAACAAATGTATTTGACTCCTTTGAAAGCGGATGTGAGGCTTATGCAGCAAAGCCAATTGATACTGATAAGTTTATAAAGGTTATGGAAAGATTGGGTTTGATAAACAAAGAGGGATAA
- a CDS encoding PAS domain-containing hybrid sensor histidine kinase/response regulator — protein sequence MEECSHINKLIKETERLKITLQSIGDGVITTDSSGNISMMNRAAENLTGWTAGEAKGKPIGEVFVIVNKSTGKPLESPFTYVLKAKKPVGLKKHTVLISKDGKESYISANSAPIINDKNQIRGIVVVFRDITRIIRAERELANEKKNLKLIFDSAPIGMVIVNKHYKIIRTNDSLLGFSNIDGSNIINKKLGEGMCCANSSKFDQHFKNKGECRDCKILKTIDTVFETGKAVYGIEVEQAFLINSEKKRLWLRLNAVPLVLDGEEVVLITFDNITGKKKMEWELKRAKEEAEAANKAKSEFLANMSHEIRTPLNGIIGMTKLTLNTNLDEEQRENINIINSCAHMLLNVINDILDYSKIEAGKMTLESIQFNITALLDEVCKAHMVKAKEKGLEFSYRVDRYLPQNLVGDPNKLSQVLNNLLSNAVKFTDVGEVSITVDVMEVFKNKIKLRFAVSDTGIGISKEDVKKLFKSFSQVDGSITRKYGGTGLGLVISKRIVEMMGGDIWLESEPGRGSTFYFTCELINENGREFNEERCKYDNKGKLNKKLNVLIVEDDEVNQKVLSKAVKCEGHLVTTANNGVEALDLIKRKKFDLVLMDVQMPEMDGIETTRKIREMEEGTENHVPIIAITAHALKGDREKFLLSGMDGYIAKPVKFEELFSTINDIFGVKQHEIVKRYEEDTTKAEEDYQDGKINQDGQVYEKYKLKKSFLDNKSIADYIEDLEKALKKRDKKQIEINAAKIKNIAKEKEEKNISFKILLLARKGSYDEMHRYIDELKKWFLN from the coding sequence ATGGAGGAATGTTCACATATAAATAAGCTTATAAAAGAAACAGAAAGGTTAAAAATTACCCTGCAGAGTATTGGGGACGGGGTAATTACCACTGATTCTTCAGGCAATATCAGTATGATGAACAGGGCAGCAGAGAATTTGACAGGTTGGACGGCCGGTGAGGCAAAGGGAAAACCCATAGGTGAAGTTTTTGTAATAGTTAACAAAAGCACGGGTAAGCCCTTAGAAAGCCCCTTTACTTATGTATTGAAGGCTAAAAAGCCGGTGGGCTTAAAAAAACACACTGTACTCATTTCAAAAGACGGAAAGGAAAGCTATATTTCTGCAAACAGTGCACCAATTATAAACGATAAAAACCAAATAAGAGGCATTGTAGTTGTATTCAGGGATATAACCAGGATTATAAGGGCAGAAAGGGAACTTGCAAATGAAAAGAAAAATTTAAAATTAATATTTGATTCTGCTCCAATAGGAATGGTTATTGTAAATAAACACTACAAAATAATAAGGACAAATGACTCTTTGTTGGGATTTTCAAATATTGACGGAAGCAATATTATTAATAAAAAGCTTGGAGAAGGGATGTGCTGTGCTAACAGCAGCAAGTTTGACCAACATTTTAAAAACAAAGGAGAATGTAGGGATTGTAAAATTTTAAAAACCATTGATACCGTCTTTGAGACGGGAAAAGCCGTTTACGGGATTGAGGTGGAACAGGCATTTTTAATAAACTCCGAGAAAAAAAGACTGTGGCTTAGGTTAAATGCCGTCCCTTTGGTTTTAGACGGTGAAGAAGTGGTTTTGATTACATTTGACAATATTACCGGTAAAAAGAAAATGGAGTGGGAACTAAAGCGGGCGAAGGAAGAGGCGGAGGCAGCCAACAAGGCTAAAAGTGAATTTTTGGCAAATATGAGTCATGAAATCCGCACCCCTTTAAACGGGATTATAGGAATGACAAAGCTGACTTTGAACACAAACCTTGATGAAGAACAGAGGGAAAATATCAATATAATTAATTCCTGTGCTCATATGCTTTTAAATGTGATAAATGATATTTTGGATTATTCAAAAATAGAAGCCGGAAAAATGACTTTAGAAAGCATTCAGTTTAACATTACCGCTCTTTTAGATGAAGTGTGCAAAGCCCATATGGTAAAAGCAAAAGAAAAAGGTCTTGAATTTAGCTACAGGGTGGACAGGTACTTACCTCAAAATTTAGTTGGAGATCCTAATAAGCTTTCCCAGGTGCTGAATAATTTACTTTCTAACGCAGTAAAGTTTACAGATGTAGGAGAAGTTTCCATAACCGTTGATGTGATGGAGGTTTTTAAAAACAAAATTAAACTTAGATTTGCAGTTTCAGATACAGGTATCGGGATTTCAAAGGAGGATGTTAAAAAACTCTTTAAAAGCTTTAGCCAGGTGGACGGTTCTATTACCAGAAAATACGGTGGCACAGGTTTAGGGCTTGTAATTTCTAAAAGAATTGTTGAGATGATGGGTGGGGACATTTGGCTTGAGAGTGAGCCAGGCAGGGGAAGCACTTTTTATTTTACATGTGAGCTGATTAATGAAAATGGCAGAGAATTTAATGAGGAACGCTGTAAATATGACAATAAGGGTAAACTAAACAAAAAACTCAATGTACTTATTGTTGAAGATGATGAAGTGAATCAAAAGGTTTTATCAAAAGCCGTAAAATGTGAAGGGCATTTAGTTACTACTGCAAATAATGGGGTTGAGGCTTTAGATTTAATTAAAAGAAAAAAATTTGATTTGGTTTTAATGGATGTACAAATGCCTGAAATGGATGGTATAGAAACCACCAGGAAAATAAGGGAGATGGAAGAGGGAACTGAAAATCACGTTCCCATAATAGCAATTACTGCACATGCCTTAAAAGGTGACAGGGAAAAATTTTTACTTTCAGGAATGGACGGATATATAGCCAAACCTGTTAAATTTGAAGAGCTTTTTTCTACTATAAATGATATTTTCGGTGTAAAACAGCATGAGATTGTAAAAAGATATGAAGAAGATACAACTAAAGCCGAGGAAGATTATCAAGATGGAAAGATTAATCAGGACGGACAAGTCTATGAGAAGTATAAGCTAAAAAAAAGCTTTTTAGATAATAAGAGTATAGCTGATTATATAGAGGATTTAGAGAAAGCTCTTAAAAAAAGGGACAAAAAACAAATTGAAATAAATGCAGCAAAAATTAAAAATATAGCAAAAGAAAAAGAAGAAAAAAATATTTCTTTTAAGATACTGTTATTAGCGAGAAAAGGCAGCTACGATGAAATGCACCGGTACATAGATGAGCTGAAGAAATGGTTTTTAAACTAA